One window of the Actinomycetota bacterium genome contains the following:
- a CDS encoding winged helix-turn-helix domain-containing protein → MTNAAPVTMGAIVLGRLWVDVESYRAEFAGRALTLSRSQLELLAILAANRNRVVSRDELSEALRLARGRSVDVLLSGLRREIGRDFVRNIRNRGWIVEPGTLEER, encoded by the coding sequence ATGACGAACGCGGCTCCGGTCACGATGGGGGCCATCGTCCTCGGCAGATTGTGGGTAGACGTCGAGAGCTACCGCGCCGAGTTCGCCGGTCGCGCTCTCACCCTCTCGCGCTCCCAGCTCGAGCTCCTCGCGATCCTGGCCGCCAATAGGAACCGCGTTGTGTCCCGAGACGAGCTTTCCGAGGCGCTTCGGCTTGCGCGAGGCCGGTCGGTCGACGTCCTCCTGTCCGGCCTGCGGCGTGAGATCGGGCGGGACTTCGTGAGGAATATCCGCAACCGCGGCTGGATCGTCGAGCCCGGCACGCTCGAAGAGCGGTAG
- a CDS encoding ammonium transporter, with amino-acid sequence MASPIAAWAQGAEGPSAETIAIDTVWTLLAAFLVFFMQAGFAMVEAGFTRQKNAANIVMKNLMDFGMSSIAFWAVGFALMFGAGNALFGTSGWFLSGGEGTFDSLSWATPPLSAKWIFQVVFAGTAATIVSGAMAERTKFKAYILYSGLISGLIYPIAGHWIWGGGWLATRGFLDFAGSTVVHSVGGWAAMVGAIMLGPRIGKYGPDKKPRAIPGHSMPLAFLGVFILWFGWFGFNPGSTLAANELAAHIAVTTNLAAAAGAIMAMFTAWMFGRKPDVGMTANGALAGLVAITAPCAFVEPWAAVVIGGIGGVLVYFAVKAFDKAGVDDPVGAVSVHAINGVWGTLAVGIFAAPRLVEGLTNVTPGLAYGHGLGQLGTQALGVVAVAGWTIVSAAIVFGLIKATVGLRVSREEEIEGLDIGEHGMWGYPEAFLGPTALATPEAIATARNGVKAEADVVHPRI; translated from the coding sequence ATGGCATCCCCCATCGCTGCATGGGCGCAGGGGGCCGAGGGACCGTCGGCGGAGACAATCGCGATCGATACGGTCTGGACCCTGTTGGCGGCCTTCTTGGTCTTTTTCATGCAAGCCGGATTCGCGATGGTCGAGGCTGGGTTCACGCGACAGAAGAACGCCGCGAACATCGTGATGAAGAACCTGATGGACTTCGGCATGTCATCCATCGCGTTCTGGGCGGTCGGATTCGCGCTGATGTTCGGAGCCGGGAACGCGCTCTTCGGAACGAGCGGCTGGTTCCTCAGCGGTGGAGAGGGCACCTTCGATTCGCTTTCGTGGGCGACCCCGCCGCTTTCCGCGAAGTGGATCTTCCAGGTGGTGTTCGCCGGAACAGCGGCGACCATCGTTTCGGGAGCCATGGCAGAACGAACGAAGTTCAAGGCGTACATCCTGTACAGCGGCCTCATCTCGGGCCTCATCTATCCGATAGCCGGGCACTGGATCTGGGGTGGAGGCTGGCTCGCAACGCGAGGATTCCTCGACTTCGCCGGCTCGACCGTCGTGCATTCCGTCGGCGGATGGGCGGCCATGGTCGGCGCGATCATGCTCGGCCCGCGGATCGGCAAGTACGGTCCCGACAAGAAGCCTCGCGCGATCCCCGGGCACAGCATGCCCTTGGCCTTCCTCGGCGTGTTCATCCTGTGGTTCGGCTGGTTCGGGTTCAACCCCGGCTCCACCCTGGCGGCGAACGAGCTCGCAGCGCACATCGCCGTGACGACGAACCTGGCGGCGGCCGCCGGAGCGATCATGGCCATGTTCACCGCATGGATGTTCGGCAGGAAGCCGGACGTCGGCATGACCGCGAACGGTGCCCTGGCCGGCTTGGTCGCGATAACCGCTCCGTGTGCGTTCGTCGAACCCTGGGCGGCCGTCGTGATCGGAGGCATCGGCGGCGTGCTCGTGTACTTCGCGGTCAAGGCGTTCGATAAGGCCGGCGTGGACGATCCTGTCGGGGCGGTCTCCGTACACGCGATCAATGGTGTGTGGGGCACGCTCGCCGTTGGGATCTTCGCCGCCCCGCGCCTTGTGGAAGGACTGACCAACGTCACTCCTGGTCTCGCATACGGTCATGGCTTGGGCCAGCTCGGGACGCAGGCGCTCGGGGTGGTCGCCGTTGCCGGCTGGACAATCGTGAGCGCGGCGATCGTCTTCGGATTGATCAAGGCCACCGTCGGGCTTCGCGTGAGTCGTGAAGAGGAGATCGAGGGCCTCGATATCGGCGAGCACGGCATGTGGGGATACCCCGAAGCTTTCCTCGGGCCCACGGCACTCGCGACGCCGGAGGCGATCGCGACCGCACGAAACGGCGTGAAAGCCGAAGCGGACGTGGTGCATCCCAGGATCTAG